tatgatttaacaaagcctacatcctaaattgaaacctaacctaagtgctttcgacccatcgcgacccattaaggtagcttatgctactttaacgcgtcgtgcgcgcaaatgcgcgttcgagacgtctaactagtcctatgacaagtattatatgccaaaacatgttttaaatatgttacaaaattagttatgtgacaaaagtttaggttacatatgtttaattaccAATTACGCATGAAAAGGGTAGTTTGGTAATTTacttaaggcatataaactacttatcacaCAACTATTTAAACTAggcgaccataaggtataacctcggaaggttattccctatgctattatggtcacaaaacatgtttggtcggatcctaatgatcgaccaaacgggtcgtgttcggaagtctaagcgggtgtttagtccgcttgacttacgactctacacaagcactaaactaaaaagtgacgagctaaatatgttgaaacatgtttagttaagttagaaaacagatttggtatcaaaacaaacggttttgacaccctaaaagtagcttggttacaaaatacgcgagaaaacgcattctggccgaagctacgactcgtcactgagcctagataacgtggtaatcagtaggtatagttactagggactataaccatcgtgattacgctcacgttatgaagttcaaacgaacttcgcgttgaccataaactggtcaaagcagaaagtcaaacacagtttgactttaacgatagaaacgaatgaaaagaacgaaagaatacttacagaaggtccccgcaagctcttgatccgatttactcttaggtatgaagcataaacttcaacttagagagccaaaatcagattcaagtgtgctttgggagtgaaatgggtttgggtatttataggaattcaagaaccgttaagatcgttcgtcaaAAAACatgctttgatctagaccttacatgtgggcacatggttttcaaaaccatgggaatacttaaaaccatcaaatggtattgcaaaacaaggatcaaaaccacccatgtgtggcacattgttttgaaataccatgggtgcctaaaaaatggaccaagttcaatgtatctaccagaaatttcaaaaatggtccctacacttgtaaaagttgatttttttggcacttttaaacccttTTAACattatttcaaggctctaaaatgatgctaaagtatagggaacttaaaatatgctcaaagacatcactgatgtcggttcgtttggccgtacggttgcgttattcggttaattacaacggaagtcgtaacgaacgcaaaaacgatccaaattacacgaagaatggaattttatcatgccaatcactaaaataaaatattttaatgatttcataaatttttttggaagtccggatatattcagaacgtaagatatgcgcgaaaatgcaaacttatgcactttttgacgttttttctccctattgatcaaataagtttatttttgctcactaaacacctcaaagcctatttctaagctatgtaaaggttatttagggtatgtttaacttatgatcaagttccggaatgttcgttactacacaaatcggtatagtttcgcagtttgacataaatagttcctgcgatcgaacaaacttgatttcaactcaccaaaccatccaaaacttatttctaagttatgtggaggttatttaaggtatgttaagcctatttcactattccggagtgtttgttgcattaaactggttatgtttacgcatcagcgcgcgtataaccttccaaaaagcgatttagagcttgaaattggaatcgaatcaaattgagaaatcaccaaacataaatacacacataataacacaaaaaaacatataataacaccaaagcacattgttttattaataactaacattgttttacattgaaccacgattatagaacacagttgtcacaaacACTTTGagcaatgatgatagacattgatgggGGCATCAAAAACAGAGCAGTCAATCGGTACTGAGTTTATTATTCGTAACATGTCTTTAAACTAAACACCTACTTGTTTTACGttaaacaaaactgtgaactcgccaactttttgttgacacACTTTTCTGGATGCTTGCAGGTTGTTAGATACATCGTGCTTTGGAACTTGCAGTCTGAGGAGCGAGGAGTGTCATGGGGCGTACTACTTGATGTAAACTATTAACATTATGCAATTTAAAATGATTTGGTTTTGATTAGATTGTAATAGTTAccattgcttccgctgaacacatGTTATGTTGAAATTTTATTTGGAATTACACTATTCATGTTGGACAGATATTTGTGTTCAATAATATTCTTACTATCAGTTCAACGTGATTAGtagctagatcctggtacgtcacactcCTCACGGTATAACTCCGTAGATGGTAATTTGGAGGTGTGACACAGTATATTTAAATACATAGTATGAAAAATAGTCAATGATACCAAGGTCCTTAACAACAAAAGCTTTGTAGAATAACTGAATAACACGATTAATAGCATGTGTGTTGCTTCCAATCACTATGATATCATCCACATAGACCAGTATATAGATAAGAGTTGTCCCACCTTTGTAGGTAAATAAAGAAAGATATGTTTTTGAGCCCAGAACCCCTAAGCTGTAGAAGGCCTATGACAGGTGATGAAACCAAGTTCGTGGAATTTGTTTGAGTCCGTAAAATGACTTGACCGACATACATGATTCGGATGATTGTGATCAACAAAACCTTGTTGTTATTTCAAATAGATCATCTTGGTGAGATACGCATGTAAGAAGGCATTCTTAACATCAAGTTGACAGAGTGggattgttttgtgacaacaagTGAAATAACAACTCTAATTGTTGTGGACTTGATGACATGACGAAAGGTTCCATTGAAATCAATGCAAGGTTGTTGTGGAAAACCTTTTGCAACAAGTCATGCTTTGTAGCGTGTAACTACACTATCTTGATATTTCTTTATTATGTAAACTCACTTGTAATCAATAATGTTAGTGTTGGGAacatgatgtcacaccccaaaaacgtcgcagcggaatataaaacgtagtggtgacggaagcTGGTGCCCATTTATACCTTGTCGGATGATGCACTCTTTTGTCGGACATTTTGACATATTTTAAAACATagatattaaacattacattttaaaAGTCATGACACAACCACATAAGTTAAGTTGTTATGATCCTCGCGGATCTTATTACAAACGTCCCAGGTAGTTTAAAAGTTGTccaacataattaaacataacAACATGCATCATcaaccacaagatacgccatgattttcccgaagccgaactcaagcACCTGTAGAACatgttaaaatcaagtgtcaataCAAAGGAGGGTGAGTTCACTTATTCGTTTACTAACAGATTTTATTCTAAGGAAAACTTTCTGTTTAGGTGCTTATTTAAAAACATTCATTTAATTCTTAGAAAGTCTATTTTACTTTCTTATTAAAAATCCATGGGCCTTCCGTCGGTTCATTACTCCGACAACAGTAATACTACCCAGGTTTGGTATATTAAATTATTGTGTCAATTTTtagactcgtatgttagctagacgatacgaactatatattaaccatgaAGGGATAATCAATGCTAGACAATAAACAGAATATTAATTCATCGTTTGACAttgacacggggcgaccggtcacgacggggttgtcaacccgatagatctaccaacaattcattGCGTGCGATACTTAactgattaaacgacatcatgggcgcagggttCTTTCTCGAAGaacaatatgatgtctgcctcacgtacaatatatatatcctactaatatgacaatttaatacacAATGTGTACGAATCCCCTGAATCTCCGTCACTCGAGACCCAGGCCGGCATTCGTCCCCCAACCGTACGGTCTTGTATCACTTAAGAAATACCGTACATACAATATTCATTCATCAAAAACGTTTTACTTCGAAATGTATAACTTATCAAATCTCATATATTTTCagcgaaaatatatattttatagtaaaaggtatgttttatttcgaaaacattattaaaccctttcaacaacgtgttccacccccaaaatatatacaaaacagtaaaaagaggggtttagtgacactcacctttgggtgcgtattttaataCCGCAATCCCAGAGATTGATTTTTATATACGTCCTAATATAGGAACAATTCTAAATCAATATATATATtacacaaaaatcctaagtttctccgtttcttagaattatcacataactttgagattttctcgaaaagttgtcattttttattatgttggcacgttaatatatatatgagtccatatatatatttttatgactttgcgacttgaacgattttattggtgaccaatattgtgtaaatccgttaacactcccgtttatacgcgatatatctacgatttgcgcgtcgtaatatatatatatatatatatatatatatacataaacgttcaCATAATTTAACACCGAAACACACGAATTCTtgttaacttatctattttgtcatttttagagcaaatatacataaaacatCTCATATGTACcaatttcatgctcgacaaacaagttacacatttaacgaaattttaccgtttctaccgcacaaaacgtACAATATATACATGCACAATCCAATCTTTAAAATCATGTTAAAACTTAACATATTCTCACATTCgcatgtttaaatcacataacatATTATAACACATAAGGTTTACCCAAAATTTTACCCATACTAGTGTACTTAGAAAAATGCGTATTCtagcgattcggtaacgttttcgggcgtcggaagtcatgTATGACccaccaaacaccaagtaaacttaaaattaattaaaatacttatttttaaactaaaaatatcagtttacttactgatttaaatcagttttataaaaattactcgaaaagccgatttttgaccgttttaacgcatagttttgcgttagaCGTTATTATAACCATCTCAACTcgaaacgacttgatattttaacacaatatatattatttactgattaaaatagtggttataatcagattagtgctGTTTTTTTATAAGttacataaatcatgcgatttcacgtattttacaacttttaatgcacCAAGTACCACATGCAAAGCTAACAAACATTATGACAAAATTATATATCTTTAAACACttcaaaataactttattttaaggtttataatctgatcaaaatTAATTTTTAGCAAATCATGCTCAAATGAtcatttcatgctttcatattAACATGCATGCCCACATATGTGCATCTAATGCATTCATACAACATTATCAACATTATTTATGTTCCAATCTTATTCTAAAACACATTAACattatgtttttacaaaataTAGAACACATCATTTTAATCATCTAACCATTCAAAATCATTTATGTAATTATCCTTCACATTTAAGATTATATGACAATTTTTATatgcatgcatacatatatacatatatgtatatatatatatatattatatatatatatatacgaaacACATACTCACATATAAACTTCCAAAAATTTACTTTTTAACATATCACTTTCAAATCTTAAATCACTTTAGAACATTCTTATATAACAACTAACACTTACTTTAATCATcctatttttcaagaaatcaataaTCAAGAAATCTTTCatcaaaaattcaaaatacaatatacacatacacacacatcaTTCTCTGCCATGTATACATACATGCACACACTcatttttattctatttaaaaCTCATTTGTATGAAATTTTCAAGTTTATGTTTAGATTCAAGAAGCAAGAGAAACTTTCATTATCTTTTTTGTTACTATGAATCAAAAACAATATTTAAAGAAAAtattttataccttcaagatttttAGTGGGTTTTTGATAAAGGTGATGATTTAGGGTCTTGTTCTTGCTTGAATCTACTTGAAATCACCTCCAAACCTTCTTATGAGCTTGAAATCACCTTAATTAGCCCTTGAATCTTCatgttttgattttgaaattgaaaTGTTGATGTGTTTAGGGGGGTTTCGGCCGAGATATTCAAGCGAGGAAGAGAGAGAgtgaaaaattttaaatttgttcTTGGAATTGTGAGTTTATGGAGACATGCACAAGCTTAATCATCATTCTAATATCTATAGGATGGACAAGTGTCCAAGTTCCCTCTTTCAAGAGAATTGTGGCAGCCCATAATGCCGCCCACTTGTTCCCCTCtcacaattatatatatatacatacacatattgtATGTAATTTGAGTTATAATAGGTATTTTACTGATTACcaggtattttatctagcgttttaatcccgttttagtgcgttttaaattatttttatcattctataaaaataaacctGCCAAAATATTAAGGAACAATATTTTGTTTGCCTGGACTGGCTACGTCGCCGATATTAGGCGGTATGCGCGCTGTGCTGCGCAGTACGTGCTTAAAATTGCAAAAATAGGGATTTatgcgtttttatttatttttatcattctaaaTTGATAAACTCATCAAATTATTACTAAAATGATTATCAGTTGCCTTGACAAGCTGTGTTGACAATATTTTGTCGGTACACGCGCTGCATCGCGCAGTACGCGCTTAAattcgaaaaatagagtttcttaacgttttaaattattttccacatggatatgattaaaattattattctaatcataacagactatttttaggattttaacactgatcgggtggtcaccgacgtttatttcgcattttaaccgttacgcgataagcgttagttttaccgttgccaacataatttttatcaaagtttaattTTACCAAATCATTAAATTTCACATATTAACATCATAACTAGTCACATATAGCCCTGTTACCTATTCACAACACGAGTTACAATTGTACGGTACGGCCtgaaaagccgggtgtcacaCATGAGGCACAAGAGTCCAAGTACCATTTTTTTACTAGGGCTGTAAATTCTTTAGCCATGGCCAAATGCCACTCCAATTGTTGATTAGCAATGGTTAAAGATGTGGGTTTGATATTGGATTGAGATGACATTGACACCTGATTGGTTGATTAGCTATAAGGAACATAACGTTTGTGTTACGAACACAAATGGTAATCAAGGCACAAGATCGATAAAGAGAAAGAAGAAACACAAAGAAGAAGAAGTTTATCTCAAATCCTCGATAGCCTCTATTCCATTCATAGTCTGTTTTTGTAAACAACCTAATTAACAACTAACTAAGAACATCCTATACAATACAACAATTACATTTTGGCCCCTCTACTTATTTTGACACATATCAATACTTCCCTCCTATAAAACTTTTGACCTCAAAAGTAAAACATAACAAACCAAACTCATTAATCAAAAGTGTCAAAAACAAAAGAGAAAGCTTGACCACCAAACCCCTGCTTTACTTCATGTTTGTGGCACCCAACCTCTGTTGACTCAAAAGCACCTTGGAGTCTAATTCCATCCAGCCCTCAAGAGGCTCAAACTCATGTTTCTTTGTAGTATAAGGATCAGGTAGGCATGATTGTTTATCATCCAGTCTCCCATTGATTTTAAAACCGCCACAAAATACTTCATAGCTTCTAGTTTCATGGTAATATTAGTTATAAGGGTTGATGCACTATTCTTCAGCAAAGACAAGCATATGTACTGCCTAATGTTGTCAGCATACTCACACCTAGAGACCCCTTGTTCTTTTTTATTGCAATCACACCATGAAAGTTCAGTATTTTTTTCTATGTAACAACAGCCCCTTATGATAACAATGAGAAACATTAGTTTTGCTTTCCATCTGTGCCATATGTACCCTTTTGCCTTCCCTTTCAAACAAAAACCATCCATGAACATAATGGAAAACAACCATTTAGATTTCCATTTGTGCCACGTATGcaccatttttttcttttttaatacaACCTGATCCATAACACATAATTTCTGTGAAAACCTGAATTCCTCCGTTCTATCAGCAATTTTACTTTCCCATTCAAAGACACTGAATGTCAAAAACCTATGCAGCCTGATGCAGTTATCTGATAGCCTTCTTACTCTACTACAACATAGTTCAACAATCTCTTTTCCAACCATGTAATTATCTCATGCGAAGTGGTGAGAAACATTTTCCTTCCCAAAGGTAAGTTGTTCCAATTGTAACTCTTGTTGGTAAGTCCCCGTCTTGATTTTATCACTCGCAGTTTATCCAAGATCAATACATATGAGTCTTGGTACATGCTTTTCTAGACTTGTTTCACTCACAATTGCAACGCCATTTATGTTGTCAGTTCTTAAGCTTTCAGTTTTTGGTTCGTCTGATACATCAGGTTCTTTTTTTATTATATCACGACCAACTAATTCCATATTGATACTCAAATTCTTGATGCCATTAGTTTCACTTTCAACAATGTGACTACGTGGAACTTTTGTACCTTCAATATCACTTGAATTCACCCTGTTATCATCATTACCCTTCAAAAGTTTTCCCCCAAGATCTTTATTCCTGTCTGCATTTGGAGTATCATCCAATAAATCAATAGATGGATCTAACTCAGGTAATTCATCGAATACATTGTAGGCGTCAAATAGAGAAGAATTTGGATCATAAGGAGAAAATGAATCTTTCAATTCATTCGCATCCAATTTCAAAGCTAGAGAAATGTAGTCTTTCACATTATGAAAACTATATTGATGCCATGTTATGAAACCATCTCTAATTTCTGGTTCAAGACCATCAATAAAGAGGTATATAGCATAACATTCACTAATTTCTTCAGAACTTTTAACCTGATTTAACAAAACTTCGAATTCCTCACAATAGTTCTTAACCGTACCTTCTTGCCTTTGTTCCATAATCTCTTCCACTGGAATTGCTAATTCCATCGTCAATTTGTTGCTGCTGCTCTGAATCATCAAATTTGATTAATGCCCGTTGTTCTCAAATCAATTGCTGAATTATCTTTTGTTCTTGAATCGTCGGTGAATTGCTGTTGATACGAATCACCGGTATATCTTGATTGTTGTTGTAAGGAATCCTTTTGTTGCCCTAACTTTGATTGTTGCTGAAGAAATTCGAACCCTAACCCACAGTCGAGAGGAAAGGAAACTCTGATACCATTGTTATGAACACAAATGGTAATCAAGGCACAAGATCGATAAAGAGAAATAAGAAACACAAAGAAGAAGAAGTTTATCTCAAATCATCGATAGCCTCTATTCCATTCATAATCTGTTTTTGTAAACAACCTAATTAACAACTAACTAAGAACACCCTATACTATACAACAATTACATTTTGGCCCCTCTACTTATTTTGACACGTATCAGTTTGATTGTGTGGTATTGATTATGTAATAATGTTTGCAACAAGGAGGGTTTATATAGAACACATACTTACACTATGATACCTCTAACTATATTTACATATCACCACCTCTATCTAGTCATAATTATACTTTGTCTAATATTGTCGATAATCATTTAATCAATTTGGTTTTAAAAACCTGACAAAATAATTTTATATTCAttattttagggttttcaaaTTTTGGTATATTACATTAACATTTCTTTCTATCAATCTATAAAGAGTCTTTTGAAAACCTTGACAAGACCACAATGAAAAACTATTTGGAATACAAGATATGATCATAACTATCAATCAGTTTTATCAGCGTAAGAGCAACCAATCTTTATTTATAAATGGAAAACATATATGAATTAAAATTTTACATTGTAATAACTGAATAGTTTATCATACAATAAAAATATTACTTGAAAACAACAATTTATGCATAGTAAAACTTGCATTTGTTAGTTATGTCTGAATTTCATTTCTATAGAATAGATATCTTATAGAAGCCATTAAATTATATCCATCTATCAGGGATATGATGTTGTGAACCTCCAGCTTTGAACGAAGTAGGTAAACAACAGAAATCACAAGAGCTAAATCCAAAGAGATCCCACTAACAATAAACAGACCGCCTAAGCGATCAACATTCAGACTTTTGGGTACAACATTAACCTACAACCTTTGGGTCAGATATAAGACTGAAAGAGTGGTCATATTGGTTAATGCAACTATACAAAGCCTTACCAAAGCAAAGTTGAATGGGCATGTACAATAGTGAAAGTGAGCAAGTGAAAAGGTTACTTACAAAGCCAAAACCAGAAATAATAGGTTCAGATGAAACCATGGCATAGCTATCTGGGTACATACTAAGAAACATCTTGATGTAAGGAACTTCATCAACAATGGCATCAGCACTGTCAATATGCTTCCCACCTTTCGATAAAGCATGAGCATAACCTTCATACGAGTGATAATGCCTAAGTTTATGATCTTTGAAATCCAAGTTGTTCACAGTAACTACTCGCTCTCATAAAAGAGTTCCCGTGTATTCCATAAACTCCTTTATTTGATGCCAATTAATTCAAACTGCTCAACCATCAACATTGAAGCTAATGTTGCTGTGTAGCTCGTGATCAAGATCAGAACCACAATTAACCAAGTAAACATTACCAAACTTCACAAATTGCTTGACAGCTTCTTTTCTCCTACACAAAAAGTAAAACAAATCATCATGTCTTGGCATAACTATGTTCTATTAAAGAAGCATGAGAGGAAGAGAGGGAGAACTTTGAGCAGAACAAGGAATACTTTTTTTTCTAAGAAATGTTTCGTTATTCAATTCATAAATATGGATTATATAGCGAGTACATTGACCCAGACTAAAAACAGACACAGAAACACAAAACAAAGTAGTAACAACCTTCAGTTATTAAGCCACTGCTTAAAGACTCGCTCTACTAGATCGACTTCCAATACAAACATGAAGTTCATATTATTCTTCAACAACAACATGTTGGAAGCACAAATCTTTACGCTACAATGATACTGATATCATAATCGGGGTAATATGAAGTAGCCATTCATGACCTCAACCTGTTGCAGTAAAGATCAAACCCGAACCCTTGAACTTCTGAGCAGTGATTCCATCAATACGTTCTTTCATCTCCTTGGTCAAATAGTTTTTCCAATCTCCAATCACTCCTTTTCTGAAGAAATCTCGCTTCTCTATGTTCACCAGCCTACCAAACTTTTCGAAACCTTCCTTGTTTACCTCTAGATTACTCAAATTCTCAAAGCTACACAACTTAACTATCTCCCTCACCACCCCTTTCTCCTCTTCTTCCACCGTTATCGGCTTCCCCACAAAAGCTGCCAGTTTCTTCACTACTACCTCCGGCTCTTTCTTCATATCCTCGTACTTCAAGAACAAAATCTTGTCCGGATATTCCAAGCTAGCACTCCAGTATGACAGAACTTGTTCCCAGAATGGCCCATAGTCTGACACACCGAGGCAGAAAAGCTCAAACGCTTCATCCAACGAAAGAGGAGGTAGATCTTTGGATCTAATTTTGTTCATGAAATGCCACATGGAAATCAATACGTCTTTCGGGTCCCTACAGACGTAGACAAACTTGCAAGAGCTCATGCAAGCTGGTAACATAGTGCGGGTGAAATGGGTAGAGAAGACTCGAGGAGTCGATGAGTTAGTGAAGTCGGTAATAGGGTAGGATTCAGCGTCTAGTGGCGAAAAGGCGCTATGCGGGTTGTGCTTGTGAAGATAGTGGTCGGAGAAGGTGTAGCAGTGGCGGTTAAGGGTAGAGAACACAAGAGCTTTAAGCCAGGTGGTTCCGGACTTCATGAAGGAGGCCAAGAAGATGTCGGTAGGGTGTGATTTGAAATAGGTATGTAGAAGCAAGTTGGCTTTTAGGATATCAGGGCTTAACCAGAAGCCATTGTAGTTATGTAGGTGTGGTGTCCACCATCCATTGCATTTGGGTAGTGTTTCTATCAAGTGTTTGTGGTTCTCGCAGAGCTTTTTGTACTCTGCATCTTCTTCTGTTCTTGGTGCATTTGACATGATGATGAAGGATGTTAAAAACAAATGGAAGTAACATCCTTTTAATGTGTAATGCAATGTATTTAAATATGAAGAAATATCTTTTGTTTTTGAGATAAATGATACGGTTTACAATCAATAAGATTTGTAGAGATCTAAATTGTAATCCACTGCACGAAACTTCATAATATAATAAATCAACATCTACCCACTTCACATATAACATAATATTGTATTTGTACAATAAAATAATGTATTTTCTCCATTTGTGTGGGGTTTAGAGAAGATGGTTATATCATGTTTTCTCTATTTGTGTGAGTTTAGAATAAAGAAGATGGTTATATCATATTTAGTTCTTGAGTAAACGGCTAAAATGGTCTATGAGGTTTGATCACTTTTGCTACTTTAGTTGAAAACTCAAATTTTTTGAATCTATGTCCTcgtggtttcaattttattgtccattttcatccaaaagcaaaatctagtctgatttttcagttaacaaccaacttttttttgcctttttcctctcttttaaagaagggcaaaatggtcagattttattagtttgttataataaaacgttaaaagaccatttgtCCTTCGTTAAAAgaaaggaaaaagacaaaaacagttagatgttaactgaaaaatcggaccatattttgattttggatgaaaatggcaacaaaattaaAACCATAGGAAACCAGATttaaaagatttgagttttggactaaagtgccaaaaatgacaaaacctcagggaccattttggcagtttactcttatttcTTTCTCAATCATATAACCCTTTGGACATgatttttttagagtaaactgccattttggtccctgtggtttggccagttttgccattttagtccaaatctcaaactttttacatctgggtctgTTACACCCTTGTTTTTATACTAGAATTTAATATCTATTTTATACCAAAAGCCATTAAAATTTACATAAGTTTCAAAAAAACTTTTACTGGTTAGCCTACTAAGAACAAAGTAGAACGTAATATAGTTGTTTAAGACTTTGATTACAACCAAAGAAACACTgtttaacaagtttaacatagcggaagcttcgaagtggagtgttcggttcattCATCTAAACGCTTGATCGCCATCCTTGACTTCTAAATACCTAAGAATCAACAATTAGATCGTTAGCTCTTGATGGTTAAGAATGATAAGGTTTAAAGTCTTAACTACCcactaaaaaaaaataagaatataaaagtgttccaggctccaccgtaatttacggtaccaccgtaaattacggtgagtgctggaaattcCTGATTGCACCGTAACACAGGAGCAAATCACCGTAAATCAAAaccctctaccgtaaattacggtgacaccgtaatttacggtagcacctgggaattCATGCTTTTGTTTGGTTTGAGCATTTCAACCAAAAATTTCAACTTTCGGGTTTCAACATCCTGCATTATCAAAGT
This is a stretch of genomic DNA from Helianthus annuus cultivar XRQ/B chromosome 16, HanXRQr2.0-SUNRISE, whole genome shotgun sequence. It encodes these proteins:
- the LOC110894462 gene encoding flavonol 3-sulfotransferase — its product is MSNAPRTEEDAEYKKLCENHKHLIETLPKCNGWWTPHLHNYNGFWLSPDILKANLLLHTYFKSHPTDIFLASFMKSGTTWLKALVFSTLNRHCYTFSDHYLHKHNPHSAFSPLDAESYPITDFTNSSTPRVFSTHFTRTMLPACMSSCKFVYVCRDPKDVLISMWHFMNKIRSKDLPPLSLDEAFELFCLGVSDYGPFWEQVLSYWSASLEYPDKILFLKYEDMKKEPEVVVKKLAAFVGKPITVEEEEKGVVREIVKLCSFENLSNLEVNKEGFEKFGRLVNIEKRDFFRKGVIGDWKNYLTKEMKERIDGITAQKFKGSGLIFTATG